One Aphelocoma coerulescens isolate FSJ_1873_10779 unplaced genomic scaffold, UR_Acoe_1.0 HiC_scaffold_470, whole genome shotgun sequence genomic window, ATCCTGCCCACGGCACGCTGGGGCACGCGCAGCTGCTCTGcaccctgggatttggggttcccctTGGGATTTGGGCTTCCCCCCGGTTTTTAGGGTCCCccccggtttttggggtcccccccccgTTTTTTGGGGTGCCCGTACCGATGATCCTGCCCACGGCACACTGGGGCATGCGCAGCTGCTCTGcaccctgggatttggggtccctgccAGTTTTTGGGCTTCCCCCTGGTTTTTAGGGTCCCCCCCGGTTTTTAGGGTCCCccccggtttttggggtcccccccccccgttttttGGGGTGCCCGTACCGATGACCCTGCCCACGGCACGCTGGGGCACGCGCAGCTGCTCTGcaccctgggatttgggattcctCTTGGGATTTAGGGTTCCCCTTGGGATTTGGGCTTCTccctggtttttggggtcccccccgtTTTTTGGGGTGCCCGTACCGATGATCCTGCCCACGGCACGCTGGGGCACGCGCAGCTGCTCTGcaccctgggatttggggtccctgccAGTTTTTGGGCTTCCCCCTGGTTTTTAGGGTCCCCCCCGGTTTTTAGGGTCCCccccggtttttggggtcccacccccCGTTTTTTGGGGTGCCCGTACCGATGATCCTGCCCACGGCACGCTGGGGCACGCGCAGCTGCTCTGcaccctgggatttgggattcccCTTGGGATTTAGGGTTCCCCTTGGGATTTGGGCTTCCccccggtttttggggtccctccccccgtTTTTTGGGGTGCCCGTACCGATGATCCTGCCCACGGCACGCTGGGGCACGCGCAGCTGCTCGGCCACGGGCGCGCTCTCGGCCACGATTCGCAGCACGGCCGCCTTGGCCCGGCACACCTGGCCCGGCGAGCCCGAGATCTGCACCAGCGACtgccccccttcctcctcctcctcctcctcctcttcctccacgtCGATCCGAGCGCCCGTCTCCTGCCTcagctggggggagggggaggggagggaaaaagggcgattccagcattcccagtgctcccagtgctcccagttgccGGTGTCTGGCTGCGCCCACCTGGTTGATGGTGGCTCCTCGGCGGCCGATCAGGGATTTCAGCGCCGTGCGGGGCACCCTCACCCCGATTTCCAGCCCCTCGTCGGCCACGAAGGTCACCTGAGCCTCTGAGGGGAGcaaggggatggggatgggtgCCCCTAAAGGGTCCCCCAGGGGTCAAGGAGGGGTTGGGaccttccccacccccccctaAATGGGGTTATAAACAGGGTACGGGGAATGCCCGGGGGGAAAAGTGACCCCCAGAGCACCCCCAAATTCTCTGGGTGCCCTCAAAGGGTCCCCAAAGGGttacagagggacagggagctccCTGAGGGGGTCACAAGGGAATTCCCTGGGGGAAAAGTGACTCCAACAGCCTCCCCCTCCTCACGGATGGTCCTCAAagggtccccagggtgtccccaaaggtgcccccagggtgtccccagggtgtccccaaggtgcccccagggtgtccccagggtgtccccaaaggatccccagagtgaccccagggtgtccccgaaGGTGTCCCCGAAGGtgcccccagggtgtccccaagttgtccccagggtgtccccgaaGGTgcccccaaggtgtccccaaaggatccccagggtgtccccaaggtgcccccagggtgtccccaaggtgtccccaaggtgtccccaaaggaTCCCCAGAGTGACCCAAGGGTGTCCCcgaaggtgtccccaaggtgtccccagggtgtccccaaaggaTCCCCAAAGGTgcccccaaggtgtccccaaagggTCCCCAAAGGGTGTCcgcaaggtgtccccaaggtgcccccaaggtgtccccagggtgtccccaagggatCCCCAGAGTGACccaagggtgtccccagggtgtccccaaagcatccccagggtgtccccggcGTGTCCACAAAGGGTGTCCCCGAAGGTGTCCCCAAAGGtgcccccagggtgtccccaagttgtccccagggtgtccccgaaggtgtccccaaaggtgcccccagggtgtccccaagttgtccccagggtgtccccgaaGGTgcccccaaggtgtccccaaaggatccccagggtgtccccaaggtgcccccagggtgtccccaaggtgtccccaaggtgtccccaaggtgcccccagggtgtccccaaggtgtccccaaagggtgtccccaaggtgtccccaaggtgtccccaaaggaTCCCCAGAGTGACCCAAGGGTGTCCCCAAAGGTgcccccaaggtgtccccaaagggTCCCCAAAGGGTGTCcgcaaggtgtccccaaggtgcccccaaggtgtccccagggtgtccccaagggatCCCCAGAGTGACccaagggtgtccccagggtgtccccaaagcatccccagggtgtccccggcGTGTCCACAAAGGGTCCACaaagggtgtccccagggtgtccccagggtgtccccaaaggtgcccccagggtgtccccaatgtccccaaggtgtccccagggtgtccccaaaggtgcccccagggtgtccccaatgtccccaaggtgtccccagggtgtccccaaaggtgcccccagggtgtccccaatgtccccaaggtggccccaaggtgtccccaaaggatccccagggtgtccccaaggtggccccagggtgtccccagggtgtccccaaaggatccccagggtgtccccagggtgtccccagggtgtccccaatgtccccaaggtgcccccaggatgtccccggggtgtccccagggtgccccagcgGGACCCTCcccacggggggggggggatacGAACCCCCCCCACCGGCAATTCCCACCGGGAAAAGCGActcccacagcccctccctcctcacGGAACGTCCCGGGGGGGGTTTCCCGGGGGGGGGTCTCCCGGGGGTCCGGCCCCGGTGCGGGCCCCGCACCCACCTCTGCTCTCCCGGTAGCGCCGGTACAGGATATACAGCACGGTGGCCGCGGCCGGGACGCCCAGGAGCAAGGCGGTTTTCTGCAGGCTGCTCAGGCTGTGCACGGAGCCGCGTCCCGCCATGGCCGGCTGCGGGTTACCGGCGGAGATTACCGGCGGGTTACCGGGGCCACACCGGACGGTCACCGGCAGCTCCCGGAGCGGCCCGGCCGCTCTGCGACCTCCAGCCCGGGGCACCCCCAGCCGCTCCCGCTCGGCTCCCCCCGCCCGTACCCTCACGGAGGGCTCGGCTCCGCGCCCGCCGGTGCAGGCCCCGGGCCCGGTGCAGCGGCAGCTGAGCATCCGCAGCCACCTCCGCCGCGCCCCTCGGGTGGTTTCGCTGTACCTGCAGGTGCCGGGgctgccccccggccccggAACCGGCCTGGGTTCGGTTCGGTTCGGCCCCGAAAGGTCCCGGTTCGGGCCCGGCCCCGGTTCgggcccggcgcggccccggcgccgCCACCGCCTCCCGCGCGCCGccgctggccacgccccctcccggtcTTCACCAATCACAGCGCGGCTCCTCCCCGCCCAACCAATCACAGCGCAGCCCCGCGCCGGTCCTGTCCAATCACCGCCCGCGGAGCAGCGGCCAATCCCCGCCAGGCCTCCCACAGGCGGGGGCGGGAAAGAACGGGAATAAAGCAGCCAATCAGCCGCGAGCAGCGGAGGAATGAACCAATCAGAGAGCGGAAAGCCAGTTGGGGCCCGCCTCCAAGTTTGAGTGACAGGCACGAGAACCTATAGCGGCTCGGCGCGCTACGCGGGGCGGGGCTTTAGCGTCGCTCCCggtgtccccgcgtgtcccctGTGACGGAGCCCACGGACACGCGGTCCCCAAAATCGCCTTTATTCCGCTCAAACGCCCCGCGGCCACTCCGCCACTGACCCCCCGGCACCCCGTGGAGGGGCCGTGGCCGTGGGACAGCCCGGGGAGGGCCCAcgggtgacagggacagtgggCACCCACGGGTGACAGGGCACCCACGGGTGACGGAGCTTCGCCGGGTGACCCGGTGGGTACCGGATTCCCTCCAGGTGCCGCATTCCCGGCAGCTGCCTCGGTGGGAGCAGCCCCGGGTGTCGCCAGGTACAGGGGCGGTCCCGGTGATCCCGGCGGTGCCGGGGTCGGGCTCAGCGGGGTCAGGGATGATCCCGGTGGTCCCGGTGGTCCTGGTGATCCCGGGGTCGGGCTCAGCGGGGTCAGGGCTGGTCCCGGTGGTCCCGGTGGTCCTGGGGTCGGGCTCAGCGGGGTCAGGGCTGGTCCCGGTGATCCCGGTGGTCCCGGTGGTCCCGGTGATCCCGGGGTCGGGCTCAGCGGGGTCAGGGCTGGTCCCGGTGGTCCCGGTGGTCCCGACGGTCCTGAGGTCAGGCTCAGCGGGATCAGGGCTGGTCCCGGTGATCCCGGTGGTCCCGGTGGTCCCGGTGATCCCGGGGTCGCGCTCAGCAGGTTCAGGGCTGGTCCCGGTGGTCCCGGTGATCCCGGCGGTCCCGAGGTCAGGCTCAGCGGGGTCAGGGCTGGTCCCGGTGGTCCCGGTGGTCCCGGAGGTGCCGGTGGTCTCGGGATCGCTCTCAGCAGGTTCAGGGCTGGTCTCGGTGATCCCGGCGGTCCCGGGGTCGGGCTCAGCGGGATCAGGGATGGTCCCGGTGGTCCCGGCGGTCCCGGGGTCGGGCTCAGCGGGGCCAGGGCTGGTCCCGGTGGTCCCGGTGATCCCGGTGATCCCGGGTGATCCCGGCGGTCCCGGGGTCGGGCTCAGCGGGGTCAGGGCTGGTCCCGGTGGTCCCGGTGGTCCCGAGGCCGGGCTCAGCGGGGTCAGGGCTGGTCCCGGTGATCCCGGTGGTCCCGGTGGTCCCGGTGATCCCGGGGTCGCGCTCAGCAGGTTCAGGGCTGGTCTCGGTGGTCCCAGCGGTGCCAGGGTCGCGCTCAGCGGGGTCAGGGCTGATCCCGGTGATCCCGGCGGTCCCGGCGGTCCCAGGGTCGCGCTCAGCAGGTTCAGGGCTGGTCCCGGTGGTCCCGGTGATCCCGGCGGTCCCGAGGTCAGGCTCAGCGGGGTCAGGGCTGGTCCCGGTGGTCCCGGTGGTCCCGGAGGTGCCGGTGGTCTCGGGATCGCTCTCAGCAGGTTCAGGGCTGGTCTCGGTGATCCCGGCGGTCCCGGGGTCGGGCTCAGCGGGATCAGGGATGGTCCCGGTGGTCCCGGCGGTCCCGGGGTCGGGCTCAGCGGGGCCAGGGCTGGTCCCGGTGGTCCCGGTGATCCCGGTGATCCCGGGTGATCCCGGCGGTCCCGGGGTCAGGCTCAGCGGGGTCAGGGCTGGTCCCGGTGGTCCCGGTGGTCCCGGTGATCCCGGGGTCGGGCTCAGCGGGGTCAGGGCTGGTCCCGGTGATCCCGGTGATCCCGGTGATCCCGGGTGATCCCGGCGGTCCCGAGGTGGCGCTCAGCGGGATCAGGGCTGGTCCCGGTGATCCCGGTGGTCCCGACGGTCCTGAGGTCAGGCTCAGCGGGATCAGGGCTGGTCCCGGTGGTCCCGGCGGTCCCGGCGGTCCCGGGGTGGCGCTCAGCGGGGTCAGGGCTGGTCCCGGTGGTCCCGGCTGTCCCGGGGTCGGGCTCAGCGGGGTCAGGGCTGGTCCCGGTGGTCCCGGTGGTCCCGGCTGTCCCGGGGTCGGGCTCAGCGGGGTCACGGCTGGTCCCGGTGGTCCCGGTGGTCCCGGCTGTCCCGGGGTCGGGCTCAGCGGGGTCACGGCTGGTCCCGGTGGTCCCGGTGGTCCCGGTGATCCCGGGGTCGGGCTCAGCGGGGTCAGGGCTGGTCCCGGTGATCCCGGTGGTCCCGGCGGTCCCGGGGTGGCGCTCAGCGGGTCCCCGCGGGGGGATCGGCGGGGTCGGGGGCGAAGAGCTCCCGGTAGAGCGGGGGGAAGGCGGCCGAGATCCCGCCGGGGTGGAGGCGGCGGAAAgcctggacctgctccaggtgctgcgAGCAGAGAGCGCGGAGCCGGCCCGGGgtgggcagctggggggggacACGCGTGGGGACACGGCTGTCACCCACcgggacacgcggggacacgACTGTCACCCACGGGGACACGGCTGTCACCCACcgggacacgcggggacacgGCTGTCACCCACCGGGACACGGCTGTCACCCACCGGGACACGGTTGTCACCCACGGGGACACGGCTGCCACCCACGGGGACACGCGCGGGGAGGGGGACACGCGTGGCACACCCAACCCAGCGTCACCCCCTGCCCACGGacccccaccctgtccccctcaatgtccccacACCCCCACGCTGCCCCCCTCGCGCCCTTCCCCGTTGCTCCCGCAGCCCCACGCGTGTCCCGGCGgtgtccccgcggtgtccccgcggtgtccccacCCTGGCCAGGAGCCCCTCGCGGCGGGTCCGGCGCAGCAGGAGCCGGAAGGCGACGTCCAAATGTCCCTGGAGCCGGGCCACCCGTGGGCGGTCCTGCAGGCACGGCCGGCCTGGGGACACGGACACGGGTGTGGGGAgacgggacagggacacggacacgggacagggacacgggtgTGGGGAGATGGGACACGGGACACGGACACGGGTGtggggacacgggacaggggcacgggacacgggacagggacacgggtgTGGGGACTTGGACACGGGTGTGGGGAgacgggacagggacacggacacgggacagggacacgggtgTGGGGAGACGGACACGGGacacgggacagggacacggacacggacacagacacgggacacgggacagggacagggacacggacacgggacagggacacggacacgggacagggacagggacacgggtgTGGGGACACGGACAGGGGCACGGACAGGGGcacggacagggacacgggacagggacagggacacgggacacggacacggatgtggggacacggacacgggacacggacacggacacgggacagggacagggacacgggacaTGGACACGGACACGAGACACGGGTGTGGGGACACGGACaggggacacggacacggacacggacacgggacagggacatgggacagggacacggatgTGGGGACACGGACaggggacacggacacggaggggacacggggtgggACAGGGAGCGGGGACGCTgaggggacacggcggggaccCCGAGGGGGCACGGCAGagacacggaggggacacggaCGGGACCCCGaggggacacgaggggacacggcggggacacggaggggacacggggtgggACAGGGGGGCGGGGACGCtgaggggacaccgaggggacaccgaggggacaccgaggggacacggcggggacacGGGGTGGGACAGGGGGGCGGGGACGCTGAGGGGACACGGAGGAGACCCCGAGGGGGCCCCGAGcggacacggaggggacacggcggggacacGGACGGGACACGGGGTGGGACAGGGGGGCGGGGACGCtgaggggacaccgaggggaccCCGAGcggacacggaggggacacggaggggacacggcggggacacCGAGcggacacggaggggacatggcggggacacggaggggacacggaggggacaccgaagggacacggaggggacacggcggggacacggacgggacacggaggggacacggggtgggACAGGGGGGCGGGGACGCtgaggggacaccgaggggaccCCGAGCggacaccgaggggacacggaggggacaccgagggggcACGGAGGGGACACCGaagggacacggaggggacacggaggggacacggcGGGTCGCTGACCGGCGTTGACGAGCACCAGGGCGCTGAGCAGCGCCAGCTCGCTCTCGGAGCAGCGCAGCGCGCTCAGGCTCTGCGCCAAGTCGAAGATGGACGCGACGAGCtcggggcaccctggggacagccccgTGTCACCTCCTTGTCCCCGCggctgtccccaccccccccgctgccccccccccccccccacgcgTGTCCCCCCTCGCCGGTGTCGCCGGCCTCACCCAGCGAGCGGAAGAGTTCGGGCCCCGCGAGTTTGCCCTCGAAGAGGACGGAGCGGGTGGCGGCGTCGAAGGCGCGACACATCCGGACCAGGACAACCTCCATGGCACCTGTCACCCCCGGGGCGGCGACAGCGCTGCTGGCACCGGGGACACCGCCACCGGCCCGAGGGGATGGGCCCGGAACCCCGCCGTGGTGGCCCGGGGTGGTGTCACCTCgccagggaggagggagggggctttggggggacTGTCACCTCGCCGTGGGGTTCGTGGGATTGTCACCTCGCCAGGGAGGATGgaggggactttgggggttgtCACGTCGCCGTGGGACCCCTGGGATTGTCACCTCGCCAAGGAGGATGgaggggactttgggggttgtCACCTCGCCATGGGGTTCGTGGGATTGTCACCTCGCCAAGGAGGATGgaggggactttgggggttgtCACGTCGCCGTGGGACCCCTGGGATTGTCACAAGGGGACAGGGTGGCCCCAGAGCTGGCGGCAAGGAGACGGAgtagccctggggctggggacaaggggacagggtgtccctggggtggtgACAAGGGGACAGGGTGTCCTAGagctggggacaaggggacagggtGTCCATTGGTCTGGGGACAAGAGGATGAGGTGGCCACAGGTCTGGGGAGAAGGCAAcgagctgtccccagggtggtgaCAAGGGGACAGAGTGTCCCTGGGACCcgggacaaggggacagggtGCCCTAGagctggggacaaggggacgaggtggccctggggctggggacaaggggacagggtgtccctggggtggtgACAAGGGGACAGGGTGTCCCTGGGACCGGGAACAAGGGGACAGGGTGCCCTAGagctggggacaaggggacagggtGTCCATCGGTCTGGGGACAAGAGGATGAGGTGGCCACAGATCTGGGGAGAAGGCACCGAGCCGTCCCCAGGGTGGTGACAAAGGGCCGGGGTGTCGCCGGGGTGGTGACAATGACACGGGGACGCGGTGGCCGCGTACCCGCCTTGAGCAGGACGATCTGGTCGTGCTGGCTGAGCTCCAGGAAGCCGCGCAGGCGCTTGGCGAACTCCACCACGCTCTCGATGGCCTCGGTGACACGGCGGGCACAGCGCTGCCACATCTCCGCCGTGGGCTACGGGAGCGGCCGTCACCCCCTGCCACCCTTGGGGACAGCCGTGTCCCCTGCCCGGCCCTCACCTGGCTCTGGTAGGCGCAGATCTCCTCGCGGGTGAAGCTGTCCCAGCGGCGGCCCTGCAGCTCCTCGGCGCGGGGGTGGCACGTGGCACGGTGGGACAGGAGGACACTCTGGGTCAGGAGCTCTGGGGGGGCACAGAGGTGGCACGGTGGGACAGGAGGACACTCTGGGCACACACAGAGGTGGCACggtgggacaggaggggacacacagaggtggcacggtgggacaggaggacactgggcacacacagaggtggcacagtgggacaggaggggacagtgggTCAAGAGCTCTGGGGGGGCACAGAGGTGGCACGGTGGGACAGGAGGACACTCTGGGCACACACAGAGGTGGCACGGCGGGACAGGAGGACTCTGGGGACACAGAGGTGGCACGGTGGGACACGAGGACACTCTGGGCACACACAGAGGTGGCACggtgggacaggaggggacgCACAGAGGTGGCACggtgggacaggaggggacagtgggtgaggagctctgggCACACAGAGGTGGCACAGTGGGACAGGAGAGGACACTCTGGGCACACACAGAGGTGGCACGGTGGGACAGGAGCTCTGGGGACACAGAGGTGGCACGGTGGGACAGGAGAGGACACTCTGGGCACACACAGAGGTGGCACAGTGGGACACGAGGACTCTGGGGCCACCAGCGTGGAGGAGCATCCGTGGGTGGGAGAGGCGGGTGTCACCACCCACAGGTGACAGAGCCAGGTGCCACCACCACGGAGCACCCATGGGTGACAGAGCCAGGTGCCACCACCACGGAGCACCCACAGGTGACATCCGGAGGTGCCACCACCCACAGCTGCCAGCGCCCTGTCCCTCCGCGCCCCGTCCCCGCAGGTGACACCGCCGGCCCCTCGGGTGCCAGTCGCCCGCGGCCACCGCGCACTCACCGATCTCCAGGCCCGCCGGTGACTCCGGGACGCCGCCGGTACCGGGATGAGGGGACGTCGCCGTCgcctccctgtccccgtcctGTCCCCGCTTTGTCGCCTCCTCCGCGGGCCACGCCCCGCTGGGACACGccgcggggacaccgggggacaccgggggacagcGCCCGGCCGGGGGGAGCTCCGGTGGCCCCTGAGCCGCCCGTTCCCGTTCGCGCTGCTCGcggttttcccatttttcccgtttttcccgGTTTCCCCGTGGTTCCGGCTGTTCCCGCCGCTCCGGCTCTTCccgattttccccattttccccatttttccttcccagctgtTCCAGCACCTCGGCCTGGAGCCGGTCCCGCTGCTTCTTGGACATGCGGCCGAACTTGACGGCTGCGGAGACAGAGGGGCCAGCGGGGGACACGGCGCTGTCACCGAGCCGCGACACTGcccggcagcgcccggcccTTCCTCACGGCCACCTcgggctgtccccagggtggccacaggtgtccccagggtggccaCAGGTGTCGCCGGGCACGGCACAGGTGTCGCCAGACGCGGGGACAGATATCCCCAGGGGCACAGGGTGGTGTCCCCACGGGTacagctgtccccaggggcacggcccggtgtccccaggggcacggcccggtgtccccaggggcacAGGGTGGTGTCCCCACGGGTACAGCTGTCTCCAGGCTCGGTGCCTGCTGTCCCCACGGGTacagctgtccccaggggcacggcccggtgtccccaggctcggtgcccgctgtccccagcctcagcccccgctgtccccgtgggcacagctgtccccaggctcggtgcccgctgtccccagcctcagcccccgctgtccccgtgggcacagctgtccccaggctcgctgcccgctgtccccaggctcGGTGCCCGCTGTCCCAGGCtcagccccagtgtccccaggctcagccccgTTGTCCCCACGCTCGATGCCCGCTGTCCCCGGCTCGGtgcccgctgtccccaggctcagccccggtgtccccaggctcGATGCCCGCTATCCCCGGCTCGGTGCCCGCTGTCCCCGGCTCGCTGCCCGCTGTCCCCGGCTCGGTGCCCGCTGTCGCACGCACCGTCGCGGGACATGCCGAGGCGCAGGCACTTCTGCAGGCggcagtgctggcagcgggTGCGGGTGGCGCGGTCGATGTCGCAGCGCTGCCCGCGGCTGCACGCCAGGCTCGGCCCGCGCCGCTCGCTGCGCCGGAAAAAGCCCTGCGGGTGCCACCGTGTCACCCGGGTGCCACCGTCCTGGCACCCGTGCGGCACCGTGTCACCCGTGTGCCACCGTCCTGGCACCCATGCGGCACCGTGTCACCCGTGTGCCACCGCTCTGGCACCCGTGTGGCACCGTGTCACCCGTGTGCCACCGTCCTGGCACCCGTGTGGCACCTGGCACCCGTGTGCCACCGTGTCACCCGTGTGCCACCGCTCTGGCACCGCTCTGGCACCGCTCTGGCACCCGTGGCACCTCCCGGCACCCCCGTGGCACCTCACGGTACCCCCGAGGTCACACCGTGTGCCCAGATCCCCCTGTCCCCCGTTACTGCCcttgtccccgtgtccccaatgtccccccatgtccccccaatgtccccaatgtccccaatgtccccccatgtccccccaatgtccccaatgcccccaatgtccccagtgtcctcccatgtccccaatgtccccagtgtccccccgtccccccatgtccccccatgtccccccaatgtccccagtgtccccctgtccccccatgtcccccgttccccaatgtcccccatgtccctcgtgtccctgtgtccccccaatgtcccaatgtccccaatgtccccctgtcccccgatgtccccctgtccccaatgtccccccaatgtccccccatgtccccccaatgtccccagtgtcccccctgttcccccatgtccccctgtcccccaatgtccccctgtcccccaatgtccccaatgtccccaatgtccccaatgtcccccgtgtccctgtgtccccccaatgtccccccaatgtccccaatgtccccaatgtcctcccatgtccccccacatccccatgtccccccttATCctcatgtccccaatgtcccccaatgtccccctgtcctccatgtccccccgtcccccaatgtcccccaatgtccccccaatgtcccccaatgtccccccaatgtccccaatgtccccctgtccccaagtcCCCCGTGTTCCTgtgtcccccgatgtcccccgatgtccccccaatgtccccaatgtccccctgtccccccatgtcccccgttccccaatgtcccccatgtccctcgtgtccctgtgtccccccaatgtcccaatgtccccaatgtccccctgtcccccgatgttcccctgtccccagtgtcccccaatgtccccccaatgtccccccaatgtcccccgtgtccccaatgtcccccaatgttcCCCCTGTCCCTCAATGtcctccatgtccccaatgtcccccgatgtccccctgtcccccgatgtccccccaatgtcccccgtgtcccccatgtccccaaatgtccccaatgtcccccaatgtccccaatgtccccccaatgtcccccaatgtccccaatgtcccccaatgtccccaatgtcccctgtcccccaatgtccccgtcccccaatgtccccgtgtccccaatgtccccccaatgtccccccaatgttcccccaatgtccccatgtccccgtgtccttgtgtcccccaaatgtccccaatgtcccccaatgtccccccaatgtccccccaatgtctccctgtccccccatgtcccccatgtcccccaatgtccccctgtccccccatgtccccctgtccccccaatgtccccccaatgtcccccccgtCACCTTGCAGCCCTCGCAGGTGATGACCCCGTAGTGGATCCCGGAGGATTTGTCCCCGCAGATCTTGCAGGGAATCACCTCGATgtgggctggggggacacggggacgctGGCACGGGGCCCCTGTCCCCGGGCACCCGTGGGACCCGCGGGACACCTGGCAcggggtccctgtccccgggCACCCGTGGGACCCGCGGTgccaccacccgtgtcctccCGTGCTCTGCCCTGCTTCAGATGGCACCCACGGGCTCGTGTGTCCCTTGTGGGGTCGGGTGTCACCCGTGGGACCGGGTG contains:
- the LOC138101789 gene encoding nuclear receptor ROR-gamma-like, whose protein sequence is MSTAHIEVIPCKICGDKSSGIHYGVITCEGCKGFFRRSERRGPSLACSRGQRCDIDRATRTRCQHCRLQKCLRLGMSRDAVKFGRMSKKQRDRLQAEVLEQLGRKNGENGENREEPERREQPEPRGNREKREKWENREQRERERAAQGPPELPPAGRCPPVSPGVPAACPSGAWPAEEATKRGQDGDREATATSPHPGTGGVPESPAGLEIELLTQSVLLSHRATCHPRAEELQGRRWDSFTREEICAYQSQPTAEMWQRCARRVTEAIESVVEFAKRLRGFLELSQHDQIVLLKAGAMEVVLVRMCRAFDAATRSVLFEGKLAGPELFRSLGCPELVASIFDLAQSLSALRCSESELALLSALVLVNAGRPCLQDRPRVARLQGHLDVAFRLLLRRTRREGLLARLPTPGRLRALCSQHLEQVQAFRRLHPGGISAAFPPLYRELFAPDPADPPAGTR